The proteins below are encoded in one region of Desulfomicrobium apsheronum:
- a CDS encoding GreA/GreB family elongation factor produces the protein MEVGDRVTYCSLDAPNDRRNVLIVDSASNIKMGLINEEAPLAQALLGLSTGDIGILEIQGHKPRRLHVLKIQREKELQA, from the coding sequence GTGGAGGTTGGCGACCGTGTCACCTACTGCTCGCTCGACGCACCTAACGACCGACGCAATGTGTTAATCGTGGACAGCGCGAGCAACATCAAGATGGGACTCATCAATGAGGAGGCTCCGCTTGCCCAGGCTCTGCTTGGTTTGTCCACCGGCGATATCGGGATTTTGGAAATCCAAGGCCACAAACCCCGGCGCCTGCATGTGCTGAAAATCCAGCGCGAAAAGGAGCTGCAGGCTTGA
- a CDS encoding diguanylate cyclase, giving the protein MKLIARQKIRFYYYLSGIVAIIFIAASMSAPYFLNLKKEYQSKTEQLSQSIISEKKRHLYDVVNRTILEIEFIKTDTAREYNEICAEVSNILFTSHAWKEPILDESLLNVQNERIQDSTRKNINNIISFIVYDTKNSHVVGSSDDNAAEIFARTVSLNANNRELYPAIATAISNEGFSIYVFVSRDTFETNVKNRIKDLIRAVRLGDDGYIWINEIINYDGGDDYAIRLVHPNLPHTEGLKLSTKMQDINGDFPYKTELDGVKINGDLYFDYYFKKMNTDNISHKLTYAKLYKPYNWVIATGVYLDDVDNLVIKEQQSMDKTYKNQIQILGFVIFCILVISFSFLVAFEKHINGLISSYVETIEKKEKSLRLEKDKVEKAFGKLKDVAYLDYLTGLWNRRSMYERLTEEYSRCSRNDSSFVIILGDIDHFKVINDTHGHGCGDIVLKQLSKIMSKNIRNEDSVSRWGGEEFLILGTSCNLADGVSLAEKVRSAIEHKEISFDNITLNVTMTLGVSAFDPKKSIDEIIKEADAMLYFGKNNGRNCVISTMSST; this is encoded by the coding sequence ATGAAACTAATAGCTCGCCAAAAAATTCGTTTTTATTACTATCTCAGTGGTATAGTTGCGATAATATTCATCGCAGCGTCAATGAGTGCGCCCTATTTTTTGAATTTAAAAAAAGAGTACCAGTCAAAGACTGAGCAACTATCTCAAAGCATTATTTCAGAGAAAAAACGTCATTTGTACGATGTGGTAAACAGAACAATTTTAGAAATTGAATTTATAAAGACAGACACTGCTAGAGAATACAACGAGATTTGTGCCGAAGTTTCTAACATCTTGTTTACGTCACATGCGTGGAAGGAGCCGATCCTCGATGAGTCGCTGTTGAATGTTCAAAATGAACGTATTCAGGATTCAACCAGGAAAAATATAAACAATATCATAAGTTTCATAGTTTACGATACAAAAAATTCACATGTAGTTGGCTCGTCAGATGATAATGCTGCGGAAATATTTGCCAGAACAGTATCATTAAATGCAAATAACAGGGAACTGTATCCTGCTATCGCTACAGCTATTTCGAATGAAGGATTCAGTATATATGTCTTTGTCTCTAGGGACACTTTTGAAACAAATGTAAAAAATCGTATCAAAGATCTTATTCGAGCAGTTCGACTTGGAGACGATGGCTATATCTGGATCAATGAAATAATCAATTATGACGGTGGGGACGATTATGCAATTCGTCTTGTCCATCCAAATCTTCCGCATACAGAAGGGCTTAAACTTTCAACGAAAATGCAAGACATTAATGGAGATTTTCCATACAAGACTGAACTCGACGGAGTGAAAATTAACGGTGATTTATATTTTGATTATTACTTTAAAAAAATGAATACAGATAATATTTCGCACAAATTAACATACGCGAAATTATACAAGCCTTATAACTGGGTTATTGCAACTGGCGTCTATCTTGACGATGTTGATAATCTGGTAATTAAAGAACAACAATCTATGGACAAGACGTATAAAAATCAGATTCAAATTCTTGGGTTTGTTATTTTTTGCATACTTGTAATTTCATTTAGTTTCCTTGTTGCATTTGAAAAACACATTAACGGACTGATCAGTTCTTATGTTGAAACAATAGAAAAAAAAGAAAAGTCTTTACGACTAGAGAAGGACAAGGTCGAGAAAGCTTTTGGAAAACTTAAAGACGTAGCATACCTCGACTACTTGACAGGCTTATGGAATAGAAGGTCAATGTATGAACGACTTACAGAGGAATACTCAAGATGTTCAAGAAATGATTCTAGCTTCGTGATCATACTTGGAGATATTGATCATTTTAAAGTTATCAATGACACTCATGGACACGGGTGCGGCGACATCGTCCTTAAACAACTATCGAAAATAATGTCTAAAAATATCAGAAATGAAGACAGTGTTTCTAGATGGGGTGGTGAAGAATTTCTTATCCTAGGCACATCCTGTAATTTAGCAGACGGCGTTTCTCTTGCTGAAAAGGTACGAAGTGCAATTGAACACAAAGAAATTTCTTTTGATAACATCACACTGAATGTAACAATGACTCTTGGGGTCTCCGCGTTTGATCCAAAAAAATCCATAGATGAGATCATAAAGGAGGCAGACGCAATGCTTTATTTCGGAAAAAATAATGGTCGCAACTGCGTCATCTCGACGATGTCTTCAACTTGA
- a CDS encoding ERF family protein: MHDQNYCSSETTKLAKALIQVQRTLQPATKDRLNPFTHSNYATLNSVMDSCREALLTNGIWLTQYPVPSEPGHLGLVTKLVHAESGEWQASHAVVPLPKNDPQGLGIAMTYIRRYSISAMLGIVTEEDTDVNVPKDSGKNGARPKRQAVANASRESSLQSPPPITPSLPKLDGITYQEITATDGQVCIVATGNTQSKKELLAGAGFKWNPQRKMWWKYAQAS, encoded by the coding sequence ATGCACGACCAGAATTACTGCTCATCCGAGACGACCAAGCTGGCTAAGGCCCTGATCCAGGTGCAACGTACTTTGCAGCCTGCAACCAAAGACCGTCTCAACCCTTTCACCCATTCCAACTACGCCACCCTAAACAGCGTCATGGATTCTTGCCGCGAAGCGCTGCTCACCAACGGCATCTGGCTAACCCAGTATCCAGTCCCATCGGAACCTGGCCATCTCGGGCTTGTAACCAAGCTGGTCCATGCTGAATCCGGGGAGTGGCAAGCGTCCCATGCCGTAGTCCCATTGCCGAAGAACGATCCCCAGGGCCTTGGTATCGCCATGACCTACATCCGGCGCTATTCCATTTCCGCCATGCTCGGCATTGTGACCGAGGAGGACACGGACGTGAATGTGCCCAAGGATTCCGGCAAGAATGGTGCTCGACCGAAGAGACAGGCGGTTGCAAACGCATCTCGTGAATCCTCGCTTCAAAGCCCGCCACCCATTACGCCATCTCTCCCAAAGCTCGATGGCATCACCTACCAGGAGATCACCGCCACTGATGGTCAGGTGTGCATCGTGGCCACCGGCAATACCCAGTCCAAAAAGGAACTCCTGGCCGGAGCTGGGTTCAAATGGAATCCTCAGCGGAAAATGTGGTGGAAATATGCGCAAGCGTCCTGA